CTTCACAGAACCTAGACTtactttcagtttctttttgcaGCCACCAAAACACTGAACCGAGGAATAGCAGAGTTCATAGTGATGGCTGCCGATGCTGAACCCTTGGAGATCATCCTGCACCTACCTCTTCTCTGCGAGGACAAGAATGTTCCTTATGTGTTCGTGCGCTCCAAGCAGGCCCTAGGCCGGGCGTGTGGGGTTTCCCGGCCTGTCATCGCCTGCTCCATCACTATCAAGGAGGGATCGCAGCTAAAACCTCAGATCCAGTCTGTACAGCAAGCTATAGAGAGACTGTTGGTCTGAGCGCCCTTGAGCTTGAGTGTGTGTGGAATGGGTAAAGGTGAAGTCAGGGGGAATTAATGTCTAGCTTTAGTTAATGACGTTATAGTTTTGATATCAGTGTTCCATTTCAAAAATCACATCTTTGTTTAATAGCGGCTTAATTCTTCAAGTGTCTCTGcctcttctcccctccctttctCTATTATTCCACTCCAACTCTCATTCTCGTTGTATTACTTCTTGAAAAGTGATTGTACAACTGTATTTACTGTTTGAcgttcaaaggaaaaaaaaatcccctccAATCTCCATATCTGCCTGCTCAGGGCTTTTGTAATCTACCCATTAGCTTCCTAATGCTTCAGCCTCTTACAGGTGTATCTTTGTTTCAGAATGGTTTATTCTATGGGGGAGTAAGGTGTGTTGGTTCCGCAGCACAGTACGTGTATTTGGGCTGCCAGAGTTGTTGCTTTGAAGCGAAGCAGCATAGACTAAAGTGTAGGACTGTGGCTACTGTGTAGCAAGCAGCTGGTGGAGCCAGGATCAGTACACATAGCACAACCCTGCCTTCAGATCAGGCAAGAGGCTTCTCTAAGAGGGTGTATGGGGAGCTGACATCGTACGGCAGTGCACAAGGGGAAATCTCtaatttcacttatttttaaatgctgtttttttaaaaagaaaataaaattactgacAAATCTAAATACAGGAACGGCCAGAATTGttattctcagttttctttgcatggATTGCAACAGTGATCTGCAAAGCTTGGGCTTCCTAAGACATTTCAATACAAAAGTTATTCTTGGGTAGAGAGCAGCTTGCTGTGTCTGTACATGTACATCTGGTCAATAACTATAAAAATGATCTCATGCTTTTAGAGAAGCTACAGCACTATAGTAACATGACAGATGATTTTAAGTCATGGCCAGGACAACAGTGGACAAAGAGACTTCTCAGATAAAACAACCTGTGACTCAAGAAGATGACACACAATTTCATCATCTCGAAAAGCGTGAATGCGTCACCAGCATTCTGGATCTGGGGTGGTTTAATGGAGCTAGCTGTGGTTCAGTGCATGTTGTGTTATAAAtcccatttctgttttgaacagaaatgtaaaCCTCTGCATTGGAGTGGATCACACCAAAACAGCTGGAAGCATTTTGTCTCCTTGTGTGGCTGCCCAGCTCAGCCGTGCTTCTcacctttccaaagcagaaaggaaaaattagaGTGGAAAGACCAATAGGTAcaacagcagaagggaaaataagtTGTGTAACGTTCTCACAGTGGTGCCAGCTGCATACCTTTAATAAGTATAACCCAAGCAGATGAAAGCGGCTCACAAAAGACTTAAGACAAACGGTATCTTCTTGTAAAGGGTTGATAAATTCATCTTAGCAAGAATATTACTGTCGTGTATACGAAGATCTCAGAGCCCTGTTGTTAGACAGCTAATGTTTTCAAAGCAcatatgaaatagaaataaaggaTTCGCGAGCAAATAAAGCTAATTTTCTGCTCTGAAGCCTTCCATTGCCATCCCTGGTAAACTTATGCCTGCcttaaaatagaagaaaaggagatgtaATGACCTAGGAGAAACGTGCCATAATTATCTAAAGCCTGGAACATACCATGCCTGGGGGTTTGCAAGCCAAGACAGAAGTTAGCAAGGGCATCCAGGACAGGAAAATTCACAAAATTGAGGTAGTCTCATTATTATATTGCACTCAATTCGGGCCTTGCCAAGACAGACGTTTGCAGGAACTTCAACTAAGGGCAAATGTAGACATTCTTTATTAATACCTACCATAATGCAAGCAGATTGAAATTAAGACACGAGTTTCAATCTGCAGGGCTCAGTATGTTAGCTGCACTTTTGAGGCACTGTGCAGGTGGAAGTGGGCAGTGTGGTGGAACAGATAGGGTGCTCAAGGTTCCCAGGCTGTTTTCAGCCGGCTCCCAATACATATCCTgcactcacagcacagccatggccTTAATATACAATTTAACTCTTCAGTAAGTTGCCTAATGGAGTGTGTCAAACAGGAGTCTGCTGAAGTAGTTTTGGAGAGCAGCGAAGTAAACTACTGTGTTTACATCCTCTGTTGGCAGGCAGACTTGATCTGCTGCATGTATTCACGTGGGGTCACAcaaatcatttgctttcttatttctgtttaagtGAGTTCTGCTACCTCCAAGGTGAAAAGATGGTACAGCTGGTGTTGCAAAGTAAAAAGTCCAAAATAACTTTATTAAGAAACCAGGAAGGCACAACCATGTTCTGTGAGCAACCCGAGTTAGCAGGACATTTAATTCTGCTACTGTGAACAGTACCTGAGTTTGCAGAATTGCTTAGAAACTACAAGTCAAACATTTCTCCAGTGGTAGATTCAGCAACCATTGGTCTTCTCCTCCATGGCAACATTAAGCAAGCTCAGAATTCAAGTATGACAACTGTAACTTGAAGCAAGTGGAAGTCAACCACAGCCTCCATCCCTGCTTAGCGCCCACTGAAGTGTTCAGTCAGTGCATCAATGAGCTCCTGCTTCTTCCCCCCACTCCTCAGCCTGTAATGCCTGCACACATCCTTCAGAGCAGAGACCGTGAGCTTGCCCAGAGTGCCACTCTGCACATAACTCCTCAGTGAATCTTCCGAGATTTCTATCTTGGGCTTCTTTTCTGCTTGACCATCaccagctggaaaaagaaattttatatCCTCAAGATTCTTAAAATATTCACAATTGAAAGACATCAGCATTCCTAATACATAgagtggcgcagtggttaaggacgccgccttgcaacactggggcccggagttcgaatccccctgtggcacaagtggtagaagtgccgctctgctacacagaggctcgaatcccgggggttggactcgatgatctctaaggtcccttccaacctgcacgaaactatgatactatgatatgatacCAAGTTAACAGCCATTAGAACAGTATCTTAAAGGCCATCTACATACCCAGTGAAGGAGGTGTCAGTACATAAACTATACGGAATTTCACTGACAGCAGTGACCTCAAACTCAAGTACAGAACTCTGTGTTCACATAGGGAATTCAGCTGACACTCCTGTTTTATGCACACTTTTGCATGTTCCCAAGCCACAGTGGGACCTGAGCCTTACTTTGACACTTATTCCCCTAAATGCTCATCTTGGACTTGCAAAATTGTCCATGCATAAAAGCATGCTTCCTCACCCAGCATACAGACAGAAGGCATGAATTCCTTTTATACCACTCTGGGTTTTCACTAGGCAGTTTCCCATTCTAGCAGTTCTCCAGCTGGATACCACAAtatcctctgctccctgtgaatCACcgaaaactgaaaatgcagaagcCTCAACTGAAAAGAACACAGACACCATGTTGTGCCTCTGCACTGCCATTActtgccttgttttctttttgcagccTTCCCTTCGGGATTGTAGTCAGGAGGATAAACCAGCTGCTTGAACTCCTCTACCAGGTTGCCCAGCCTGCGGCTCATCTCTTCAGTCTTTGGCACTgagcaaaagagaaagatttgtCCCCTCCAGAAAAGCAAATTGCCCGATACAAGTTTGCTTCTATTAAAGCTACCACACCAGCATCTTGCAAGCATGCTAAATGCAAAGAGCTATGTTATGATAATCACAAATGAGAAATTCACAGCTCTTGATAATGTCAAGGATTTGTGTTGTACATATGCACATGTCCCTAAactgtaaatatatacatgGAACAAAACTTAGATGGTATAAGTGATAGAGAAGATCTCCTAGTTGGTGGCACTGATACCCAGGTCTAATCTtgaacatttaaaatgcaacagTTTATGACCTAAGGTCACAAGTATTTTAAGGCAGAACTTGTTTCTGTCATGTATTTGTAAAGTATCTAGTGGAGGGTCCCAGACTATTGGTTCAATATCACTTCCTATGAAACAAATAGCTTCTCTATCACTATTCCTAGAGCAGAACAAAATTTAACACCAAACCAAATAACACGTTTCATTCAGAAGGTTTGTAGCCTTTGATAGGTGCTCTCAGAAACTGTCACAGCCACCAGGTGGCAACACTGCCTCCTGGCTGAATAATTCTGTAAGGAGCTCCATCACTTCATCAGactttctcctttttgctgACAGTGTAAGAAACTAAGTTTCAGAATGGAAACATCCTTAACTCTGCATCATGGAACAGGACACCACTAAAACATCCTTTTAAAAGGCATTTGGTTTTGTAGCACCAAAACTCTGACTTAGAAGAGCCAAAGTCAGGAGCCCTCAAACCCACCTCCCCTCACATCCACCAGTAATTCTCACTTGTAAGGTCCTCAGCTTGTTCTGGTTCCAGCATATCCAGCGCTAAAGCCTCCAGATTCCTGAAGTGCTGCTGCAAAACTGGGTTCTCAAAGCTGTCAGTCCTGTCAAGAATCCCCCAGATTTTCAGTGCATGCTGGCAGGAAGCCAGCTAAGACATAAGATCTGCCAACAGCCTATTTCAAAGACTTCCCTCTTTCCCACAAATCAATCCATCTCGCCAGAAGAATCCCTTGTCCTCTTTTCAGTGTACCTGCTGAGTCACCATCCTGTCATGTACAAAATGTATTAGGTAGCTGTAGGAGACTTAGAAGGCTGTGTGAGATAGAGAGACTGGCATTCTGCACTAATACCAACTGTGCTACTTTCTATACaccatttttttaatgtcccACTTATTTTAAAGTCCCATAAAAGTCCCTTTCTTGAAATTTATCCTGGTTATGATAAAAAAGGCCCAACTATTCTCTCTAGCACACGCTCATTTGAAAGCTCCAGGCCTGATCTGCAGTAGATTGGcacaaaaaaaatgtgataTCTGCAACAAATTACAACAACCCAGAGAGAACAAGAGCAATACTATTAAGAACTCCAGAACAAAATGTGTGTAGTAAAGAAAGCAATAGTGTTGAACATTCTTCCCCATGTGCACCCCACACACTGTTTATCTCCACCTACCTGTATCTGAAGCGGAGTTTTTGAATGATCTCCTTCATTTTGTCCACCTGTTCTCGATTGGCTGGTACCTTTTCTGTAAAATCAACGTTCCGTTTATCATCTGCATATGGTAGGAAAACAATGTGGAAACCtacacagaagagagagagcaagagaaCAGTTACACAGAACCACAGCCTCAAAATCAGAATTTAGGAGAAAATGATGACTCTCCCAAACCAGCTTCCTATTTTGCCCTAGGCATCAGCAATCAGTAACGCCTGCCAGCACCTACAATGTGACAGTATTTGCACACAGCAAATGTGATGCTGACTGCACCCAACAGAGCAGGGAAAGGCAACACCTCTTCCCATACCTGGAGGAGCTATCTGCACTTTCTGTTCATCCACCTCTTCCTCCTGAGGAACCAGGGCCACAAAGCGAGGGGGAGTGTTCCGGCGGGCAATGTATCTGCACAGTGCCATCACCTCTTTCTCCAAGCACTTCATCAATAAGGCATTAAACAGAGTTGTACTGCCTGCAAAGTAAAGACTGCACCAGTCAATACTTTATGAATCAGATGGTTAACCTAACGCAAGGTGTAAATCTTCCCTTGCTGCCTTTCCTTACCAGTTACGAGGGACTCTTCAGGATACATGAACTGGGAGGGCCTGATATGGTGGTGCTGTTTTAGCATTGCAAGTGGTTTGAAACCAATCAGATACAAGCCCGGAGAATCAAACCGTTTCACTTCTTCGGTTTCCTCTTTCTCCATCACGATCTGGCGGTTTCCATATGTCTAAATTAGAGAAGAACAGACAGTACTGAtgcttgcagaagaaaagctggaTGAGACAGGTAAAGAAGAAGGTGCAATTGCTGTCTTCCACTACTGTAAAGGGGGTTATAGACAAGACAAGGCAAATTCTCCTCATCAGGGCACACTTAAAATTGTTGGTCATAGTTTGCAACCACCGTCCGAAGGGAAATTTGGgctgaatattaaaaaaatgcaatttccCAAGCCAGTGGATAAGCCCTGGCACAGAGAGATGGTCACATCTCATCCTTGCAGTTACTCAGACCTGGCCCAAACAAGCCCTGAATGACCTGATGCAGTTTTGTGAGTCTTGCTCTGCACTGTGTTGGAGCAGATACTTCCAGATACCCCTCTGTGATTTACACTGGCACATTTAATAAAGTGGTCAAAATTTGCTCCTAATGACTCAAGAGATAGTACCCGCAGTGTAGTACAAGGCCATACAAGGTTAAGCTCTGACAACCCAGTTCTGCCTTACAGCAAGAAATGACTTGTGCTCCTGAACACActgccaccagcagctctgctttcccttgaGCTTCACACCAGAGAAACAACCCACTCTCTCTGCACAGCTTACAAAATGACTGCACTAGCCCAAAGAGCATACAGATGTAAATACTTCCCTATCTCATCCTGAAAGTGAAACACAACCAGGAGCATAAAAGGCTGAGCATCCCCCCACCGCCACCGCCCCAAAATCAGAGTGAGAAGGCGCACAACCAGCACATTACCTGAGCCCTTTTTGTATCACTGGGCAGCAGCAAACTGCCTGTTTTTCCATTGAACacccttgtttttgttttaacaggCTCATTAGTTTCCCGATAAAGTTTCACTGGATAT
The Coturnix japonica isolate 7356 chromosome 1, Coturnix japonica 2.1, whole genome shotgun sequence DNA segment above includes these coding regions:
- the SNU13 gene encoding NHP2-like protein 1, whose protein sequence is MSEAEVNPKAYPLADAQLTKTLLDLVQQSCNYKQLRKGANEATKTLNRGIAEFIVMAADAEPLEIILHLPLLCEDKNVPYVFVRSKQALGRACGVSRPVIACSITIKEGSQLKPQIQSVQQAIERLLV
- the XRCC6 gene encoding X-ray repair cross-complementing protein 6 isoform X1 produces the protein MADWVSYYRGDGPDEEEDGEQQEEEGPETVADHRFSGRDSLIFLVDGSKAMFEPYGNEEAATPFDMTMQCIRNVYTSKIISSDKDLLSVVFYGTENNKNSADFKHVYVLQELDNPGAKRILELDQYKGDEGQVLFRETFGHNADYSLGEALWACSNLFSDVRVRLSHKRIMLFTNEDNPHANDSAKAKLARTRAGDLRDTGIILDLMHLKKPGGFDISLFYRDIINTAEDEDLGIQPDESGKLEHLMKKVRAKETRKRVLVRKYLYLNKDLSFSVGVYNLVQKAYKPYPVKLYRETNEPVKTKTRVFNGKTGSLLLPSDTKRAQTYGNRQIVMEKEETEEVKRFDSPGLYLIGFKPLAMLKQHHHIRPSQFMYPEESLVTGSTTLFNALLMKCLEKEVMALCRYIARRNTPPRFVALVPQEEEVDEQKVQIAPPGFHIVFLPYADDKRNVDFTEKVPANREQVDKMKEIIQKLRFRYRTDSFENPVLQQHFRNLEALALDMLEPEQAEDLTMPKTEEMSRRLGNLVEEFKQLVYPPDYNPEGKAAKRKQAGDGQAEKKPKIEISEDSLRSYVQSGTLGKLTVSALKDVCRHYRLRSGGKKQELIDALTEHFSGR